The DNA region AAGGAGCAGCAAGTGTTCGCTCCGACTTTGTACAAACAGGCTGTATGAACTGAGAGCATCAGATATTTTCTCACATGTTGGCCTAGTCTGTGAAGTGTGGGGAAATGTCAGGAAAATCAATAGATAAGGACCACATCAGACTGAGCTTGTCTGGCCTAGCAACAGAGCATCCCCATGGTGATGTCAATTACCTCtgctttacaacaaaaacaccagGAAGAGCAAAACAGTCTCTGCAATGCTGTAAAACTTTTAATGCAGTCTCCTGGTTACATAGAGGAATTTGTAAGAAAGTTCTTTTTTCAGGTAGGTAACAGCCAATGTGAGAATCTTATTGATAGTTTCTTTTTCATGCagctctctctgttttttattctcCTCATGGACGCCACATTAGTCAGGGAGAGGTATAATGTAACGAGCAGTAAGGTGCGCATAATTGCATATTAGCAGCAACACACTTGGCTGCACGGGAGGTGACTGCGCTAACGAACAGAGAGGCGTTATTAATCACCAATTAATAAAAGCAGGCAGATATCACACTCGGTATAAGGCACGCATGGTTTCCTTTGTTTCCACTGGCTGGTCCAAGCCTGTTCTCTTATTTATTTCATAAGATTGATCCTGTTCCTGTGCCGTGTTGTCTATCGAGTTCTGACTCTGATCCAGCCCCCTAGGAGTCAAATGAGGAGTGTTTGGCTGTGTTTGTTAGCAGATTACATGTGTATGTGCTCTATGAGAATGAAGGGAACACCATCAGACACACATAATCAAAGAGGATTATaggaaaagaaacaaagactGGAAATACCATATTCTGCCTATAAAAACAGCACTTAATGTGGTATTAAATGCGCTGCCACCAGGACAGAGGCAGTGATGGAAACCATGTAATCAGCCCACACTGGCCTAGTTGCTTGAGTGTCCCAAGACTAGCAGATATGTGTCCAGGGTAATTTGCGGCCCTtagtgagaaaaaaacacagctttcaGCTTCAAATACTGTTACATTGTGCCTGCTGCCCATTCCCCCACTAGCAGCCAATGCTGAATTTTTTGCCAGGCTGGGATGTGGTTTATATGAAAATGTGAGAGCTACTAAGTGAGACAGAGGAAAAAGGAGAGACAGCGGACAGAGAGGGGGGGAGGAGAAAGGGagaacagagaggaggaggagaaactAGAGGAGAGCTAAAGGCCTCTCACTTACTCTCCTCTCCAGCTCTGTAACGGCCCACAGTGCCTGCTTCACACAGAGCGGCCAGCTGTACAGCAAATGTGCCGCTTCCCTCTCCGCCCCCAAACCTTTCCACCCCTCCAGTGCCCCCCTCTGCCTGGGCCGACCAGGCCACCGGCTCCTCTCTGTGAGAGGAGGCTCCTCCCTGACTTGGCTTCAAGCTCGGTGCTGTCACCAGCCCAAAAAATCCGTAGAGGTGACcccaaaaaacacttttctgggatgtggtttggtttgtttgtttacaattGTCCTTCTGAGCACTGCCACCTTGGCAGTAGTTGTTTGGAACGGACAGGAGTGAGAAGAAAATTGGATTGAAAGCAGATATAACAGAGAAGCAAAAACCCCCCTTTCAcctttaaaaccctttaagACAGAGCCCGTGCTTCAAAACATGTCAGGGCTCTGAAAATCCACACAGGGACATTTGAAACAGTGCGATAAATGGGCCAAACGTGCCCCCCATGAGGATCCAAATGTCATAGTTTACAGTGGGGTCAAAGTGAAGCAATGGGGCGGCATGATGTCATGCTGATAAAACCAAACAGGCTTTTGTGTCAATGAAAGCCCTTCAAAGGTCCTCTTAAAAAGACAGATGACTTTATGAAAGCGCtgtggttttaaaaaacattttccagtGCAATTACTACTGCTCAAGATGGCAAAGTAAACTGATGAACAGATTTGTTTTCTAAtctcaaagaaaaacacaaataagagGTTTGATAGTGACGGCAGCAGCTGAAAGCTGTATAAATCTGTGTGTCTCTGGAGAAAAATCGGACACCCTCGATTCTGTAAGTGAGCCATGCCAAAAAAACTCTAAACTAAAGAGTGGCCAGCTGTCTTCTGGCCTGCTATTAAATTGCTCCTTGGATGGTGGCgatatcatttttttctccataggAGTATCACACCAGGTCCCCAAACAGAGCGACCAGCTGTACAGCAAATGTGTACTGATCCATCTGGGCCCTAGCAGGCTGCAGCCGCCATCTTAAAACACGTGGGGCCGCTCACAGGCTTGGCTGGGGCTGGTCTGTAACACACCCTTCTCCACCCATGGCCACCTCCTTCCCTTTCATTTACCTCTATTATCATAGTAAATGCCGAGGAGATGCGCACCAGAGCTTAATTTCTGCCAGAATCAGGAGCGTCGACATCTGAGTGTAATATCTATGCATCAAAATGTGCTGGCAGTCACACAGAGGAGGCAGCCATGGGCCTGATGGGTGGAGGCTGAGTGCACTTGGTTAAGGGAGACAATTGTATTACAAAGGCAGCTAATATGGACTTGTCTGGGTGAGACAGGCTCAGGTTTTGTTGTTCCGTACACTTAGCGCTATGGTTATGTCATGGCACATCACTATATATAGAGTTATCAGAGTGAACTGACACCATGGAGCGGGGCATGGATGAAAACAACACCCCTATGAATCCAGCGTCTGCTCCATTACCTACGCTAATAACGCTGACAGCTGAGCAGAGATGACCCCAGCCCCCTGTTTCCCCTCTCCTGTGCAGATGGCCATTAAAAGGAGAAAGTGTCTCTTTTTTCAGTAGAGAAGGTATTTAGAGCTTTTCCAAATGAgtgttttttctgtggttttggCCCAAATTGACAGTGCAGTGATAACAGGCTGGACTGACTTAAAACAAACTCTATCTTTAAAGAGACAAGCTATATAAAACAATAACATCACCATTGAAATGCAGTCTGAATAATCTGATACTTACAGAGCTTTTGGTTGATTCAGCTGTTTGATTGTTACTTTCTTTGTTCTACAATATGCAGTCACTTCTGGATAACTTCATCTTTCTACCAAATTTCCATCACGATGAGTTTCGTTTTGTCCATATTTTAGAGATCAAAAAACGAATGCATCTATCAGAAACCCTTTTGAGGAGTCTGATGAAACCCGTGATCATGTTGAATACAAAGCAACGGCATATCAGAGAAGTAAGACATCAGACAATAACCCAATCACCTATCCTCCTGTTATCTTAAGCTGTCTGAATTCCACTATTATGGGGGAACTGTGTGCTTGTGCGGCTGACAGACATAAAATAACCAGTAGGGGGGTTTGTTTTCTACCCTCCCAGTGTGCTCCGTGCCTGCCTTTGCGAGAGAAAGGACTAATGCTGGCATGGTACTGTATTAGGCACCCCCAGTAGAATAGTGGGTGAGCAGATCGCAAAGATGAATACAAAATACACACCTACACACTCTCAGCTCGTCTCTCTCCTTTGCAAATACACCGAAGCATCAAAATCACAAATCACATGCTTCTGATTGTTTATGCACAAACAGTGGGTTCCTGATAGAATTGCCTACCGGTCCTGATAGAATTGCCCACCGTGTTTAAATTCACCTGCGCCTAGAAGCGTGTCCCAAACAGAGAGGCGGTTTGGTTCCAGATCAATGAGTCTCTCTCCCACTGAAGACAACAGATAATGCAGTGTAATGAAAGAGCCGCCAAACGagctgaataaatgaatgaataaaggaACGTGAGACCGGAATTCAGACGCCTACTTACTGCAGGCAAGAAAACCTGTTTTCCAATTGTCTGTTCACAACAAATTATTCTGCCTGCATACAAATAACAAACAGAAGTAAAGACATTTTGTGAAGGTTAGTCTTAAAACAGCACTCTTTGTTTAGGAATCTTttgaaaaaaggacaaatttggaaaaatgttgtgatacaaaatgtaataaaatcaaatatcCATTTTTTCAGTTGATTTGACGTCTTTAGATGCACAGAGCATGACAATGTTTTATCAAATGGTGCATTCAAACCTCAGTAATCTGAACAGATTCTTCAGCgaaaaggcacaaaaaacataataatgtaTAATGTGGAGAATTTTCATAACAGCagaatttaaatttgaaattatttgattaaattgtgcttttttgatcatgatttttcttcatgttCCCACTACTTCAAACTACCTTCAATCATAGTGGTTTGAAGTGGAGAGAATTTTCTCCACAAGCATGcacattttaaagattaaaacattcACATGCATGGGAAAATGAAAAGGATGGGTTTATAAATGCACAACACTGGGGATGCAAGAgatggtcaaaatattaaaataattccaCCTATTTGGTGATGTGATCCAGACACTTGTGAGCCTGAATGAGACAGGGTCAGAAATTTTATTACATATATCACAACAGTTCTCATTATATGATTCATCCTTTGAAAGACTATGTCTGAATTTGTTATTCAAGATCATCAAATACTTTTGAAATTGTGTGAAATTTGCCTAATGAGATGTACATTATTCCAATGATGGGCTCAGAAAATCATTCCCTCTAACATTTTAATCACACAGCTAAATGCCACATTAATCAAAACCATGCTACTATGTGTATTACTGTGGCAAATGTAGAAGAAATATTTACATAGATATTAGGCAAGTGCTGTTTTTATGACTTTGTTTCAAGTTTGCAGCAGTGACcataatgaatgtaaaaaagGAGTTAGCTCTTACCCAGCATGTGGTTGGCCACATGAACCTGGATGTCCCATTCACTGTAGAACACCATCTGACATTTGATGCACTGATATGTCTTCTTCTGTAAATAAGGACAATAAAAAGGGTTTTATCAACTTGATATAAATATAGCCCCTTGATTTAAGAATGCAGAACATTATCAGTGTTACAATAATAAAGCATACCTCTTCAGTTTGTGACGGGCTGGCTCTGGGCATTGGGGATACCTGGGGGGTCTTGAGATGCCCACTGTTGCTGTCCCCAGCCTGTTCCCGGTGCACTGTCTGGACGTGATTTTGCAACTCTGCTTCAGACTCAAACTTGACATTACAGCTGGTGCACCTTGTCTTGGCAGCTGATGTTGATGATGtagaggaggatgaagatgatgaagagacAGTTTTGCCTTTTCCATCTCCAGGGCTGAGACTCTCTCCCTGGACCAATGCGGCTGCAGTTGTTGCCGGAGTGGTGGCTCCCccttgctgctgttgttgcctTCCTCCGTTAACTGTTGGGCTTGAGCTTTTGGAGCCAGCTGCTGTCACACAGGATGCACAGAGTCCGTAAGGCAGTCCGTTGATGTCCAGCTTCACTAGGTCTTGTTTGGACCGGAAATCTTTTAGGCAAGAGGCGCACTTGAAAAGTTTTTGGACATGGTGTTGCTGCTGGTTGTGAGAGACAACATTGCTGCGGCCCATGGTTTGATTAGAGGACATTGTGCCAGTCTTTTGCATGTGGAAGGTACCGTGGATCTTGAGCTCCAATGTGGAGGTGACTGTCTGCATGCATACGACACAGCGGAAACCTGTTAGGGAGTTCCTCAGGTCAGGGTGCATTTGGCAGTGCTCAAGGAAGTCCTCTTCACTCTGAAGTGGCATCTTACAAATGCGGCAGCTGCCTGTGTCCAGACTCTTGCTATGGGTGACCTTGTGCTCGGTCAGGGTGAGCAAGGAAGGGAAGCGCTCCCCGCAGATTGGACACATGTAGTGTTTGACAGGCCCAAGGTGGGTCTGCATATGTTCCCTCAGCCCAGCCTCAGAAAAGAAAGTGCGGGAGCAGACATTGCACTTGTGATTACCCTTGATCATTTCAGCTTTCCTCTTTACCATGGCGCTCTCCCCAGGACGGATGTTGTGGTCCCTCAGCTGGTGGTTGGTTAGGAGTGACTCCATGGTGTAAGATGCCCCACAGATGTCACACCCATACATAGGCTCTGCAGTGTCCACCTCTTCCTCACTTCCATCATGGCTGTTCTGGGACTCCACCACCGATCCTCCTGCTGCCCCTGGACCATGACTGTTAGTCAGGAGACCCTGAAGCTCAACATCATCTTTAGGTTGGCCATCCCCAACACTGATAGTTGAGCCGTTAGCACCACAGTTCTGTGCCTTTCCATCAAACACACAGTGTTTCTCCCTCAAGTGCTTCTCTAAGAGAACAATGGCATGAAAGGCTTTACTGCAAAAGCGACAGTTATACTTCTTGCTGTGGGTGGTGATGTGGCATTGCAGCTCCACCTCTGTGCCAAAAGACTCCCCACAGAATATGCAGCGATGGGCACGGCCCTGGTTTTCTAGATGGCTGTGCTTGACGTGGAGTTGGAGGTCAGTCTCATGTCTGAAATCCCAGTTGCAAGACGTGCAGCGATACACTTTTTTCTCATTGCTGTGCTTCACAGCTAGGTGAAGCTGGGTAGACACCTTTGAATCGAAAACCTCTTGACACAAAGTGCAACGAAAGAACACAAAGGTATGCATGTCTAGCAGGTGCTTCTGTAGGTCATCCACTGAGGTGAACTGCTTGTCACAGCTTTCACAGATGTAGTAAGTGGAGGTAATAGTGAAGTGAATTGTCACATGCTTCAGCAGGGACTCCTGGTTTGGGAACTCTTTGTTGCACTGTGGGCACGTGAGCTGAGGCTGCAGGCCATCCAGGTGAGTTTTTAAGTGAGTCTGGAAAAGGTCTAAACTTGTATACTTAGCTCCACACTGGTTACATATGAACTCACTGCAATTGCGTGTGGCTGAGCTGCCTTGTTTCAGCATAGCAGTTTGTTCCACAGATATGGGAGAAGAGGGGCTGAGGGTGCGCAGGGATTTCTTTCCATTGTTGATATAGTTCAGTGCCAGTGGGATGTTCTTGTGATTCTCCTTGATGTGCTTGTTGAGCTTCAGAACACTGTTGAATATGGGGGAATTGGTGCAATAAGAACAGGAGTACACCTCTACTATGGACTCCTTGGGAGTTACAGCCAAAGGGGAGTCAAAGCGCAGGCTTCCCCCATCACAGTGGGTCTGACGCACATGCTCCTCCAAGGTTGCCTCTGTCAAGAACCCCATGAAGCACTGGGGACAGAAGAAGGCATTGCTCTCCTTTGCCACGGGACTGGGAAAGCCATGGGAGCAGCGGATGTGTTCCTGGAGAGCATTGAGGTCACTCAATACCTCAGGGCAGAAGTTACACTGGAGGAGGGCATCAGGTAAGCTGGCTAACAGTGCAGCATGGTCTTCTGCATTGTGGACCTGCTTGAGATGTTCATTTAGATTAAGTAAAGAGGGCAGGACCTCCAAACAAAACTGGCATGTATGAGCCTGCTCTGGCTTGTCCAGATGCATGGTCCGCAGGTGAATTTGAAGCACAGCCAAACTGGAGAATACTTGCTTGTTGCAATAGATGCAACTGTAGGAGACTTTGGGCTGTTTGGAGGAACGTCCTCCTATGTCTGATGTGTTCTGAGCTGCCCTCTTTCTCCTTCCCCTTGTCTTGGGGACAGGTGGAGCTGATTCCACCATTGTGGAGCTGTCCACGGAGAGGTTAGAGTCAGGAGTGGTGCTAGATACTGAGGTGTAGCCCACAGTCAGCAAAGAAGGgctgttgctatggttactAGATTCTGGGAGCTGGTGAATGTCCATGTGAGCGTAGAGGTCCTCAACAGACAGAAAGTGCTCGGAGCAGATAGCACAGGAGTGGCCCTTCCGGTCTCGGCTGTGGGCCTGGTCAATGTGGGTTAGCAGGGTGCCCTCATCACCAAAGGGCTCATGGCAGTAGATGCACTGCAGGGTGGCACCCAGGCCTCCATCCTCTGACGGAGAGCACTCAGGATGGCACTCGGCAATGTgcctttggaggtcttctgggaCATCAAAGCCCTCCTCACAACGGCTACACTTGCGTGTTTCTTTTAGTTTCCATTCCTCAGCTCTCAAGAGGCCTGAACCGCTGCCATCTTTGCCCCTTTCGTGTACTTGCATGTGGCCGTGGAGAGAGCTGGAGGAGAGGAAGCCTCGGCGGCACACAGGGCACTTGTGGGGTTTGTTAGAGGCGTGAGTTTTCATGTGGATCTTGAGGTGATCACTGCGGGAGAAGGCAGAGTCACACTCCCCACAGTGGTACTTTTTGTCCCCGGTGTGTAGCTTCACGTGTCTATCCCGGCTTCGCTTGTGCTTAAACAGGCGGCTGCAAAAGGTACAACTGAAAGGGAGTTTGTCACCGTGGCTCTGTTCGTGACGCTTGAGGAAACTTAAGCGACTGAAGGACTTGTCACAGAACTGACACGGGTATGGCAGGCCAGGGCCTCCTTCATCCTCGCCAAAATCATAGTCCTCACAGTGTCCTGGAGAAGTCTGATCCTTACTGGAGGGAGATGATGCTGGCCATGAACATGATGGGTCATCCTCAAGATCAGCACCGTCTGGACAAGGAGACAGAAAGCgggaaaagagaggaaagagggTTTCAAGGGCAAGTCAGAAGGGAAAAGAcggggagagacagagagagttgGTTAGGGATGTTTTATAAGACTATATTAGCAACTCATTTGTCTCACTCTTCTGAATAAAAAAGGTGGGCCACTGTGGTGTTATTTGTCATAGTAATTATACAGCTCGAGTGTATGAAATCAGAAGTCTTTGCAacttagacattttttttcttcagagaAAACAATACCTCTTGTTAGGTGTTATCTGGAAAGTTGCATTTGAATATGCAATTTAAAGTATAATTAGGGAACAGAATAAGTGGAAATACTTCTACTACAATTAACCTTGTATGTGGCCGTGTAATGGCTTAGCCCACTGTGACTCAAAACACAATCTccctgacatttaaagccagcACAAGACAATTTGTGTACTTTAGGATGTAAGCCCCGCATGAGGTAAATTAGAACATTTCTATTATTCCTGAACAATTGCTAGaatatatttgaaaaacaaGAACCCTTGAAATGACCTtaagacaagaaaaaagaaggaaaacagtTCTCAATAGTGAATAAGATAGAATATGCAATTTAGAACACAGTTATGCATAGCCTTTAGGAACCCTGCACTGTAAAATAGATGATTTTCATGAAACATAGGCCTTTCAGAACATCACTCAATAAATATCAGATTATAGAATAAGCATTATTATCATATTTGTCTGTGAGGTCTGCGACTAGCCGTAAGGCAAGCCATAGTGGATGTATGAATGTGCCACGTGCTAATGCAGGGAGGGGCGAGGAGGGAAAGAGGGGGACAGGGAAACAGATAGGGGAAGACAACAGAGCAGCTAACGATCTCACTCAAGGACAAGCAGGTGCAGAGAATGATCAAGGAACACCAGTCAACTGACAATGGAGCCCTCATTTGTTTAACAGTAACGTTAATGTGTCCCTGTTCGAATCTTCTTTGCCGACATTCCACTCCAATGGTTCACTGTACAGTGATATGAATGGAAAACATAGCTCCACTTTCCTCAAGTTCAAAAGGTGACAGGCCACTTCTTCCCGCTGCAGAATTCTAAGTGCTGTGAACTTCCTTACCTAAATAAAACAACGTAATCCCAGCCCctttagaagaagaaaaaaactgtgtCAAAAGGCCAAAACTTAGAATGGGAAAAACAAGAGGAAACTGCAAAGATTTATGAGAGGGACTGAGGAAAAGCACGAGTTCTTTCCAGGATCCAACCTCTGCACTCCCTTTCAGCTGACAAATCtaagtctctctctctccccctactttctgttgtttttttgctggGAGATCTGCCCTTTGTCAGGATACCATGCCCTCTCTGAGCACTTACCCCCATCAGGCCTATCTTCAGGAAACAGATGGGGTCGGAGGCCATTCCCTTGCCCCTCCAAACTGCTGAAAGCGGCACATTGAGAGCCCACCTCCACACCGTGGCCCTCCCGGAAACCTCCCACCCCTGGCAAGGCGCCCACTCCGCGCGCACATCTCACTCAAGGAGCAAACCTTGCTGATTTACTTGCTTtatctctcatccatgtctcaatgttttctctgcatctctctctggTTTGAGGGAGGCTGGGTGACTCAGTGCTATGCCCTCCTCCACAGAGGGGGCGGATCTGCCCTCTCTCATACTGCCTCCCAGGGTACAGGAGAAGAAGACAGTGCAAGATGAATGACCCCAGCTGATGCCTTACAGTCAAACATATTGGCTTCGAGACAATagtataaaacaaacaaataaacgaGCCTTTATACAAGGCTAAATTAAATTCTACTGTCTTAAATGAGGCTGCCTTTGCCTTGAGACAAGACACTttttttgatttgttcatttgatatatattatttattttgtatttttactccAATAACACAAATGCATAATGCTGTATCTGTGGGGGACATGTGGGAGTTGCAAACATTGCTTGGGCTCTAGCAGAATAAACCTATTTAGATgtgatttatgcattttttatgcATAAGAGAAATTCTGGCATTATAAAATATATTGTACAGTAGCATTCTTATTAATTTGCCTCTGttatcattttataaatcagactTAAATATGTCCTTCTGTGTTGGTCAAAATACCTGATAAAAAACGATCTAATCTATTTCAGAGCATTTAGAGACGAAACTGTGCAGTTCAGGTACAACTGTCCAATACTGTACAGTTTTActccttttctctctgcctcacagcacaaacacacaagagTATGGGTGCACAGTGCTCTAACTCACAGTAACAAACACATATATGTGAAAGCATACATGTACACATGGAATACAAAGATACAGAAGCGCAATGGCCGAAACAAGTGTGTGAACAACTATAGATGAAAGAGCAATCTTCCTCAGGAGACCTCaacaggaaagagagagagacttgtttttttttcccttcttcaCCCAGACAAGAAATGCCCAGGCCTCAGCAGCAGCCTGAGTAAATAAAAGAACGGGCCTTACTTCCCTGTCTCTCGGGCCGGGGGCCTGTGCACGCCAGCATTCTCTGTGCTGCTGCCAAAGGGGATGCTGGGGCCTGAAAAACTACACCCTGCAGCTGAAGGGCTGTCTTTGTTGGTCTGCCAAGGCCTTCCTGAGCATCCTCCAGCCAACAGCCTGTCACGTCCTGGGAGGAAGACCTCCATCTTAAGGCCTGTCCCTCTCTGGGAGTTCTGTCCCTACCCCCTCCCTCTTTGGTTCTTTTTAAATGTCTCCTATATGGAACAAAACAACCTCGTTTGGAGTGCTACTATAGggaatggcagaaaatgttcCACAGCCATATTTACCAGTGAGAAATAAATTCAACCCTAAgctacagaaaataaaaacttacaaataacaaaaagcTTTGCCTGACAGGCCTAAGGAATCCATTTATATAAAGGGAATAAACAACATTCAAACAGcttaagtttagtttttcttgaaTTGCAATAGTTACCACTAAAATTCCTTCTTTACACGCAGGTCTCAGTTTCCTCTTAGCCAGTCTGAAACACTCTTTGTGCACCACTTCCTCTATGTTCATTTATAGCACCCTTTCCCAGAGTAAATACTACTGTTCAAATAATACACTTAATGCTAGGAACAGGTAAGTTTGCAATTTCTCTGTACAGTAGCAGAGCTTTTAAACCCCCAAAGATTGTCctgattaatgcaattaatgtGTTCAAGAATTCAcaagatataaaaatatattttttacagaGCAACTCATTAATTTTGCGGATGACAATGTTTTCCCTTTGGACTGCAATCCATATGGTGGCAAATATTGTCTCTAAATTTTAAATGCCAAATGATACACAGAATTGGAAAGGAATTATTGCATTTGTACTCCATTCAAACAGAAACCACTCTGTCATAGTCTGAGCTCTGTGCAAGATCAGAAGAAGCTCAACAGGGTTATTGGCTTACTAATTTTTAGAATGATTCAACAATTAAAGGATGGTGAGCACTTCAGTGGCAGAATCAATGAAACATTCCAGCAAAAATTAGACTTATTAAGTCCaacaaaatcctttttttcactCAACATTGTACCAATCAAAGTGAGCATAAGTGGAAGAACAATGTATTTTATAATAGAGCCTTAATTAGGATAATACACATGTTGCATATGGGGCAAGAAAAGAAGGTAGAAGTAACTCACAGACAACATCTCAGGCCTTAGCTAGGATGTTttaatgttaacattttaattgctttttcaGTAAAGTGCCTTTACAGTTTtccccacatacacacacacaaaaagagcTCAAATTCTGAACACTTCAAGCATAAGCATCAACAACATGTCCCAAACTCCTACACCCTAAGCACAGTTCAACTGATCTTAATCACTCTAAATCAGCTGTCCAAACTTTAAAAGCAAACTGCACAATTTAGCAAACTTTGTCCACCAAAAAACACTGGTCTTCATATGCAACAACCTGATTACCAAACAGTTTCACCCATGTCACACCAGTGAAAACTCAATTAAAAGAACTCTTTAATCCTGTGTCAGTTCaactttaacaaataaatacttCTTCAGTTACATTTGCATCCctccactgatttttttaattattgtccTTAGGTGAATTTACTGAGTTTTGCTTTGTGCTGTGTAAAAATGTACTACTACAAATGCTATTTCAGGACAAAAGCTCTATACCTCAACAAAATGATATGAGTAACTTACTTCCACACA from Cheilinus undulatus linkage group 13, ASM1832078v1, whole genome shotgun sequence includes:
- the LOC121519859 gene encoding zinc finger protein 521-like isoform X5, which translates into the protein MSRRKQAKPRSLKEDNVTEDQHSPGQTAIPSDGADLEDDPSCSWPASSPSSKDQTSPGHCEDYDFGEDEGGPGLPYPCQFCDKSFSRLSFLKRHEQSHGDKLPFSCTFCSRLFKHKRSRDRHVKLHTGDKKYHCGECDSAFSRSDHLKIHMKTHASNKPHKCPVCRRGFLSSSSLHGHMQVHERGKDGSGSGLLRAEEWKLKETRKCSRCEEGFDVPEDLQRHIAECHPECSPSEDGGLGATLQCIYCHEPFGDEGTLLTHIDQAHSRDRKGHSCAICSEHFLSVEDLYAHMDIHQLPESSNHSNSPSLLTVGYTSVSSTTPDSNLSVDSSTMVESAPPVPKTRGRRKRAAQNTSDIGGRSSKQPKVSYSCIYCNKQVFSSLAVLQIHLRTMHLDKPEQAHTCQFCLEVLPSLLNLNEHLKQVHNAEDHAALLASLPDALLQCNFCPEVLSDLNALQEHIRCSHGFPSPVAKESNAFFCPQCFMGFLTEATLEEHVRQTHCDGGSLRFDSPLAVTPKESIVEVYSCSYCTNSPIFNSVLKLNKHIKENHKNIPLALNYINNGKKSLRTLSPSSPISVEQTAMLKQGSSATRNCSEFICNQCGAKYTSLDLFQTHLKTHLDGLQPQLTCPQCNKEFPNQESLLKHVTIHFTITSTYYICESCDKQFTSVDDLQKHLLDMHTFVFFRCTLCQEVFDSKVSTQLHLAVKHSNEKKVYRCTSCNWDFRHETDLQLHVKHSHLENQGRAHRCIFCGESFGTEVELQCHITTHSKKYNCRFCSKAFHAIVLLEKHLREKHCVFDGKAQNCGANGSTISVGDGQPKDDVELQGLLTNSHGPGAAGGSVVESQNSHDGSEEEVDTAEPMYGCDICGASYTMESLLTNHQLRDHNIRPGESAMVKRKAEMIKGNHKCNVCSRTFFSEAGLREHMQTHLGPVKHYMCPICGERFPSLLTLTEHKVTHSKSLDTGSCRICKMPLQSEEDFLEHCQMHPDLRNSLTGFRCVVCMQTVTSTLELKIHGTFHMQKTGTMSSNQTMGRSNVVSHNQQQHHVQKLFKCASCLKDFRSKQDLVKLDINGLPYGLCASCVTAAGSKSSSPTVNGGRQQQQQGGATTPATTAAALVQGESLSPGDGKGKTVSSSSSSSSTSSTSAAKTRCTSCNVKFESEAELQNHVQTVHREQAGDSNSGHLKTPQVSPMPRASPSQTEEKKTYQCIKCQMVFYSEWDIQVHVANHMLGSQVSGSHHQIEEGLNHECKLCSQSFDSPAKLQCHLIEHSFEGMGGTFKCPVCFTVFVQANKLQQHIFSAHGQEDKIYDCSQCPQKFFFQTELQNHTLTQHSS
- the LOC121519859 gene encoding zinc finger protein 521-like isoform X4; the encoded protein is MSRRKQAKPRSLKVEDNVTEDQHSPGQTAIPSDGADLEDDPSCSWPASSPSSKDQTSPGHCEDYDFGEDEGGPGLPYPCQFCDKSFSRLSFLKRHEQSHGDKLPFSCTFCSRLFKHKRSRDRHVKLHTGDKKYHCGECDSAFSRSDHLKIHMKTHASNKPHKCPVCRRGFLSSSSLHGHMQVHERGKDGSGSGLLRAEEWKLKETRKCSRCEEGFDVPEDLQRHIAECHPECSPSEDGGLGATLQCIYCHEPFGDEGTLLTHIDQAHSRDRKGHSCAICSEHFLSVEDLYAHMDIHQLPESSNHSNSPSLLTVGYTSVSSTTPDSNLSVDSSTMVESAPPVPKTRGRRKRAAQNTSDIGGRSSKQPKVSYSCIYCNKQVFSSLAVLQIHLRTMHLDKPEQAHTCQFCLEVLPSLLNLNEHLKQVHNAEDHAALLASLPDALLQCNFCPEVLSDLNALQEHIRCSHGFPSPVAKESNAFFCPQCFMGFLTEATLEEHVRQTHCDGGSLRFDSPLAVTPKESIVEVYSCSYCTNSPIFNSVLKLNKHIKENHKNIPLALNYINNGKKSLRTLSPSSPISVEQTAMLKQGSSATRNCSEFICNQCGAKYTSLDLFQTHLKTHLDGLQPQLTCPQCNKEFPNQESLLKHVTIHFTITSTYYICESCDKQFTSVDDLQKHLLDMHTFVFFRCTLCQEVFDSKVSTQLHLAVKHSNEKKVYRCTSCNWDFRHETDLQLHVKHSHLENQGRAHRCIFCGESFGTEVELQCHITTHSKKYNCRFCSKAFHAIVLLEKHLREKHCVFDGKAQNCGANGSTISVGDGQPKDDVELQGLLTNSHGPGAAGGSVVESQNSHDGSEEEVDTAEPMYGCDICGASYTMESLLTNHQLRDHNIRPGESAMVKRKAEMIKGNHKCNVCSRTFFSEAGLREHMQTHLGPVKHYMCPICGERFPSLLTLTEHKVTHSKSLDTGSCRICKMPLQSEEDFLEHCQMHPDLRNSLTGFRCVVCMQTVTSTLELKIHGTFHMQKTGTMSSNQTMGRSNVVSHNQQQHHVQKLFKCASCLKDFRSKQDLVKLDINGLPYGLCASCVTAAGSKSSSPTVNGGRQQQQQGGATTPATTAAALVQGESLSPGDGKGKTVSSSSSSSSTSSTSAAKTRCTSCNVKFESEAELQNHVQTVHREQAGDSNSGHLKTPQVSPMPRASPSQTEEKKTYQCIKCQMVFYSEWDIQVHVANHMLGSQVSGSHHQIEEGLNHECKLCSQSFDSPAKLQCHLIEHSFEGMGGTFKCPVCFTVFVQANKLQQHIFSAHGQEDKIYDCSQCPQKFFFQTELQNHTLTQHSS